Genomic window (Methanomassiliicoccales archaeon):
ATGGAGCGGCGGCTTATTGAAGAGGCATTCCCCATCGCCGAGGTCTCAAAGGAATCCCGGCGGGAGAAGAACATTCGGCAGGGCCATATTTCCACGTTGCACATTTGGTGGGCCCGCCGGCCGCTGGCGGCCTCCCGCACCACCGCCTTCGCCGCCTTGGTCCCCGCTCCTAAAGACCAAAAGGAACGCGAGAAACTTCTGGAACGCGTGAAAAACATTGCTCCCTGGGAATTTGTCTCCCAAAACAACGAGGCGAACAGGAAAGTGTTGGAAGAGCTTCGGGAGCTCATCCGAAATGCCCATGGCGGAAGGCCGCCCAAAGTTCTCGATCCTTTCGCCGGTGGCGGGGCCATTCCTCTAGAAGCATTGCGCTTGGGATGCGAGACCTACGCCCTTGACTACAGCCCCGTGGCCGTACTCATCCTGAAATGCGTTTTGGAGTACCCCCAACGCTACGGAAAGGAGCTTCTTGAGGCCGTGCGCAAATGGGGCCAATGGGTTTTGGAGGAAGCGCGCAAGGAACTGGCCCAGTTTTATCCGCCCGATAAGGACGGAGCGATTCCCGTGGGCTACATCTGGGCCCGCACCATTCCCTGCCAGAACCCGGCCTGCGGCGCAGAAATCCCCCTCATGCGCCAAACCTGGCTCGCGAAAAAAGCCAATCGCCGCATAGCCCTGCGCATGATCCCTCGCAAACCTTCTTTCCCCTCACCCTCTGTCCCCTCTCCCCTCTGGGGAGAGGGCCAGGCTGAGGGATCCCCTTTCCTCCTCCCTCGAGGAGAGGGTCAGGTTGAGGGGCCTCCTTTTCCCGTTCCCAGGGGAGAGGGCCAGGGTGAGTCTCCTTTTCCATCTCCCCACTGGGGAGAGGTTAAGGGTGAGGGGCCTTCAGACTTTCCCTCTCCCCACCGGGGAGAGGGTCTGGGTGAGGGGGCCAAACCCTGGGTGGACTTCGAGATCGTGGAGGGAAAAGCCATCGACTTTGATCCTGAGGAAGGGACTGTTTCCAGGGCCCGGGTGCGTTGTCCGGTGTGCGGGGCCACCATTGACGACGACACCACCCGCAAACTTTTTCAGGAAGGAAAGGCCGGCCAGCGCATGGTGGCCGTGGTTCTGCACTATCCGAGTCGTGCGGGGAAGTTCTACCGCCTGGCCACAGCCCAGGACATGGAAGTTTTTCGCGCCGCCGAACGAGCCTTGGAAGAGAAACGCCAAAAACTCTG
Coding sequences:
- a CDS encoding DUF1156 domain-containing protein, producing MERRLIEEAFPIAEVSKESRREKNIRQGHISTLHIWWARRPLAASRTTAFAALVPAPKDQKEREKLLERVKNIAPWEFVSQNNEANRKVLEELRELIRNAHGGRPPKVLDPFAGGGAIPLEALRLGCETYALDYSPVAVLILKCVLEYPQRYGKELLEAVRKWGQWVLEEARKELAQFYPPDKDGAIPVGYIWARTIPCQNPACGAEIPLMRQTWLAKKANRRIALRMIPRKPSFPSPSVPSPLWGEGQAEGSPFLLPRGEGQVEGPPFPVPRGEGQGESPFPSPHWGEVKGEGPSDFPSPHRGEGLGEGAKPWVDFEIVEGKAIDFDPEEGTVSRARVRCPVCGATIDDDTTRKLFQEGKAGQRMVAVVLHYPSRAGKFYRLATAQDMEVFRAAERALEEKRQKL